Proteins encoded by one window of Nocardioides euryhalodurans:
- a CDS encoding AtpZ/AtpI family protein yields MASPASPTPPAEGPPKGDPWQAFSYLVTGVLFYGLVGWALDRWLETSFLVIIGIFVGAGLGIYMTFGRFGGLRGRKDEQQ; encoded by the coding sequence ATGGCTTCCCCCGCATCCCCCACACCACCCGCAGAGGGCCCGCCGAAGGGCGATCCCTGGCAGGCGTTCAGCTACCTCGTCACGGGTGTCCTGTTCTACGGTCTTGTCGGGTGGGCGCTCGATCGCTGGCTCGAGACGAGCTTCCTCGTGATCATCGGGATCTTCGTGGGGGCAGGACTCGGGATCTACATGACCTTCGGCCGCTTCGGCGGCTTGCGCGGCAGGAAGGACGAGCAGCAGTGA
- a CDS encoding glycosyltransferase family 4 protein translates to MREYLLVFLVSAAVTYLLTVFAREIAIRTGAVAEVRDRDVHAEPIPYLGGLAMFGGLVAAYAVARELPFLSTAGPFVFEDAGAVLLAGGLVCGVGVLDDLFELDALTKLGGQVIAVAFLIYSQIQFVFIPLPNGEQFSLDPAQGALLTAVIVVATINAVNFVDGLDGLAAGVVGIGAAAFFVFSYQLADINRVTLATTGALLSAALAGACAGFLPHNFHRARLFMGDSGSMLLGLVLSASALTLTTQFQGTEISRGGAGSDVNPIAFFLPLLLPISILIVPIADLALAVVRRTRAGRSPFAPDKQHLHHRLLEIGHSQRRAVVIMWLWAALIAFGTVLASLYTGMLMWAALMAGTAITITLTFLVPVVQPPHLAVHDEE, encoded by the coding sequence GTGCGCGAGTACCTGCTGGTCTTCCTCGTCTCGGCGGCGGTCACCTACCTGCTGACCGTCTTCGCGCGCGAGATCGCCATCCGCACGGGCGCCGTGGCCGAGGTCCGTGACCGGGACGTCCACGCCGAGCCGATCCCGTACCTCGGCGGGCTGGCGATGTTCGGCGGGCTCGTCGCGGCGTACGCCGTGGCGCGCGAGCTGCCCTTCCTCTCCACCGCCGGGCCGTTCGTGTTCGAGGACGCGGGAGCGGTGCTGCTGGCGGGTGGGCTGGTCTGCGGGGTCGGGGTGCTCGACGACCTCTTCGAGCTCGACGCCCTGACCAAGCTCGGCGGCCAGGTGATCGCGGTGGCCTTCCTCATCTACTCCCAGATCCAGTTCGTCTTCATTCCGCTCCCCAACGGGGAGCAGTTCTCGCTCGACCCGGCGCAGGGGGCGCTCCTGACCGCCGTGATCGTGGTGGCGACCATCAACGCGGTGAACTTCGTCGACGGCCTCGACGGCCTCGCCGCGGGCGTGGTCGGCATCGGGGCGGCGGCGTTCTTCGTCTTCAGCTATCAGCTCGCCGACATCAACCGGGTCACGCTGGCGACCACGGGCGCGCTGCTGTCGGCGGCGCTCGCCGGCGCCTGCGCGGGCTTCCTGCCGCACAACTTCCACCGGGCCCGGCTCTTCATGGGCGACAGCGGCTCGATGCTGCTCGGGCTCGTGCTCTCGGCCAGCGCCCTGACCCTCACGACCCAGTTCCAGGGCACGGAGATCAGCCGCGGGGGAGCGGGCTCGGACGTGAACCCCATCGCGTTCTTCCTGCCGCTGCTGCTGCCGATCTCGATCCTGATCGTCCCCATCGCGGACTTGGCGCTGGCCGTCGTACGGCGGACCCGCGCGGGCCGGTCCCCGTTCGCGCCCGACAAGCAGCACCTGCACCACCGGCTGCTGGAGATCGGCCACAGCCAGCGCCGGGCCGTGGTGATCATGTGGCTCTGGGCGGCCCTGATCGCCTTCGGGACGGTCCTCGCGAGCCTCTACACCGGGATGCTGATGTGGGCCGCGCTGATGGCCGGGACCGCCATCACGATCACGCTGACCTTCCTGGTGCCGGTCGTGCAGCCGCCGCACCTGGCCGTCCACGACGAGGAGTGA
- a CDS encoding L-threonylcarbamoyladenylate synthase, producing the protein MTHAQRLPTGTDDEREAAIAAATQAVQQGDLVVIPTDTVYGIGADAFDADAVADLLDAKGRGREMPPPVLVSAATTVDALATGLPGYARALIEEFWPGPLTLVCRQQPSLQWDLGETRGTVAIRMPDHDVALAVLERTGPLAVSSANLTGRPAALDAEAAEEMLGEEVAVIVDAGPAPGGEASTIVDVTGDQGRVLRRGALSLEDLNAVLEPLGATLTDEG; encoded by the coding sequence GTGACGCACGCGCAGCGCCTTCCGACCGGCACCGACGACGAGCGCGAGGCAGCCATCGCGGCTGCGACGCAGGCCGTCCAGCAGGGCGACCTGGTCGTCATCCCGACCGACACCGTCTACGGCATCGGGGCGGACGCCTTCGACGCCGACGCGGTCGCCGACCTGCTCGACGCCAAGGGCCGGGGTCGGGAGATGCCGCCGCCGGTCCTCGTGAGCGCCGCGACGACCGTCGACGCCCTCGCGACCGGGCTGCCGGGCTACGCCCGCGCCCTGATCGAGGAGTTCTGGCCCGGCCCGCTGACCCTGGTGTGCCGACAGCAGCCCTCGCTGCAGTGGGACCTGGGCGAGACCCGCGGCACGGTCGCGATCCGGATGCCCGACCACGACGTCGCCCTGGCCGTCCTCGAGCGCACCGGCCCGCTCGCGGTCAGCTCGGCCAACCTCACCGGTCGGCCAGCGGCGCTGGACGCCGAGGCCGCCGAGGAGATGCTGGGGGAGGAGGTCGCCGTCATCGTCGACGCCGGCCCGGCCCCCGGGGGCGAGGCGTCCACGATCGTGGACGTCACGGGGGACCAGGGGCGGGTCCTGCGCCGGGGCGCCCTCAGCCTCGAGGACCTCAACGCCGTGCTCGAGCCGCTCGGGGCCACCCTGACCGACGAGGGCTGA
- the prmC gene encoding peptide chain release factor N(5)-glutamine methyltransferase: protein MTVRSLRRAAADRLREAGVASPERDADELLAHVLGLGLGRLPLVESVTPEQQQAYDALLARRAAREPLQHLLGTAAFRHVELAVGPGVFVPRPETELLAGWAVERAREVADPVVVDLCTGSGAIARAVADEVPHARVHAVELDPDAHRWAERNLAGTGVDLRLGDMAEAFDDLAGSVDVITCNPPYIPLTAWESVAPEARDHDPHLALFSGEDGLDALRVLEARAARLLRPGGWVGAEHADAQGESAPALFVAAGRWERVRDHRDLAGRPRHVTARLAP from the coding sequence GTGACGGTGCGGTCGCTCCGCAGGGCCGCCGCCGACCGGCTCCGCGAGGCGGGGGTCGCCTCGCCGGAGCGCGACGCCGACGAGCTCCTCGCGCACGTGCTGGGCCTCGGGCTCGGACGCCTCCCGCTGGTGGAGTCGGTCACCCCCGAGCAGCAGCAGGCCTACGACGCGCTGCTGGCCCGGCGGGCGGCGCGGGAGCCCCTGCAGCACCTGCTCGGGACCGCCGCGTTCCGCCACGTCGAGCTCGCGGTGGGCCCGGGCGTCTTCGTGCCGCGGCCGGAGACCGAGCTGCTGGCGGGCTGGGCGGTCGAGCGTGCCCGGGAGGTCGCCGACCCCGTGGTGGTCGACCTCTGCACCGGGTCCGGTGCGATCGCCCGCGCCGTTGCCGACGAGGTGCCCCACGCCCGGGTGCACGCCGTCGAGCTCGATCCCGACGCCCACCGCTGGGCCGAGCGCAACCTCGCCGGCACCGGGGTCGACCTCCGGCTCGGCGACATGGCCGAAGCCTTCGACGACCTGGCCGGGTCGGTCGACGTGATCACCTGCAACCCGCCGTACATCCCGCTCACCGCCTGGGAGTCAGTGGCGCCGGAGGCCCGGGACCACGACCCGCACCTCGCCCTCTTCTCGGGCGAGGACGGCCTCGACGCGCTCCGCGTGCTCGAGGCGCGGGCGGCGCGACTGCTGCGCCCCGGCGGCTGGGTCGGGGCGGAGCACGCCGACGCCCAGGGGGAATCGGCACCCGCGCTCTTCGTGGCCGCCGGACGGTGGGAGCGGGTCCGCGACCACCGGGACCTGGCCGGGCGTCCGCGCCACGTCACGGCGCGGCTGGCACCATAA
- the prfA gene encoding peptide chain release factor 1 yields MFEAVSGLVDERAVLEQQLADPATHADQGLAKRLNQRYAEVSSIVRAWEEWRALGEDLVAARELAADDPDFADEADALEARLVVAAERLQHLLVPRDAADSKDAILEVKSGEGGEESALFAGDLLRMYTRHAETRGWTTEVLDATESDLGGYKSVTVAVKARGTSEPGQAPYALLKFEGGVHRVQRVPVTESQGRVHTSAAGVLVMPEAEQVDVTIDENDLRIDVFRSSGPGGQSVNTTDSAVRITHVPSGIVVSCQNEKSQLQNREQAMRILRARLLAAAQEEADAAAGEARRSQVRTVDRSERIRTYNFPENRISDHRTGYKAYNLDQVLDGDLGPVLESCVRADLEARLAALEQ; encoded by the coding sequence GTGTTCGAGGCCGTGAGCGGGCTGGTCGACGAGCGCGCCGTGCTCGAGCAGCAGCTGGCCGACCCGGCCACGCACGCCGACCAGGGACTCGCCAAGCGCCTCAACCAGCGCTACGCCGAGGTCTCCTCGATCGTGCGGGCCTGGGAGGAGTGGCGGGCGCTGGGCGAGGACCTCGTGGCAGCCCGTGAGCTGGCGGCCGACGACCCGGACTTCGCGGACGAGGCCGATGCGCTGGAGGCGCGGCTGGTTGTCGCCGCCGAGCGGCTCCAGCACCTGCTCGTGCCTCGGGACGCCGCCGACTCCAAGGACGCGATCCTCGAGGTGAAGTCGGGGGAGGGTGGCGAGGAGTCCGCCCTGTTCGCCGGCGACCTGCTGCGGATGTACACCCGTCATGCGGAGACGCGTGGCTGGACGACGGAGGTCCTCGACGCCACCGAGTCCGACCTCGGCGGCTACAAGTCGGTCACCGTCGCGGTCAAGGCCCGGGGGACCTCCGAGCCGGGGCAGGCGCCGTACGCGCTGCTGAAGTTCGAGGGCGGCGTGCACCGCGTCCAACGGGTGCCGGTCACCGAGTCCCAGGGCCGGGTGCACACCAGCGCAGCCGGGGTGCTCGTGATGCCCGAGGCCGAGCAGGTCGACGTGACGATCGACGAGAACGACCTGCGCATCGACGTCTTCCGCAGCAGCGGTCCGGGCGGGCAGAGCGTCAACACCACCGACTCGGCCGTCCGGATCACCCACGTGCCGTCGGGGATCGTCGTCAGCTGCCAGAACGAGAAGAGTCAGCTCCAGAACCGCGAGCAGGCGATGCGGATCCTGCGCGCCCGGTTGCTCGCGGCCGCGCAGGAGGAGGCCGACGCCGCCGCGGGCGAGGCCCGTCGCAGCCAGGTCCGGACGGTCGACCGCTCCGAGCGGATCCGCACCTACAACTTCCCCGAGAACCGGATCTCAGACCACCGCACCGGCTACAAGGCCTACAACCTCGACCAGGTGCTCGACGGCGACCTCGGCCCGGTGCTCGAGTCCTGCGTCCGGGCCGACCTCGAGGCCCGGCTGGCCGCCCTGGAGCAGTGA
- the rpmE gene encoding 50S ribosomal protein L31 encodes MQKDIHPDYVATTVTCTCGATFTTRSTSTSGSIHADVCSQCHPFYTGKQKILDTGGRVARFEARYAKAGKK; translated from the coding sequence ATGCAGAAGGACATCCACCCCGACTACGTCGCGACCACGGTCACCTGCACCTGTGGGGCGACGTTCACCACGCGCAGCACCTCGACGAGCGGCTCCATCCACGCCGACGTGTGCTCGCAGTGCCACCCGTTCTACACCGGCAAGCAGAAGATCCTCGACACCGGCGGCCGCGTCGCCCGCTTCGAGGCCCGCTACGCCAAGGCAGGCAAGAAGTAG
- a CDS encoding glycosyltransferase family 2 protein: MSDALEVAVLVLTIGIAAYSVMINLSFLVLTGFAMGDLAGYRRRLEYAGYDQWFLDPNSRGVSVLMPAHNESATIVQSVQAMISLRYPDFEVVVIDDGSTDDTREKLIREFDMAPVPLVPSGDIELEGVVEQTYVSRRGAHNLALVAKTNGGKADALNAGINYSRKELVCMVDADSLLDPQALLNVARPFADNPGRVVAAGGVVRVANGSRVERGRVTSLRMPGRLLARIAVVEYLRAFLIGRAGWSRLGGLLIISGAFGIFRKDVLQAVGGMSVNSIGEDAELVVRIHRMLGDLEQEGDVVFVPEPVAWTEVPETRAVLRKQRRRWHRGLAEIFLRHRSMLFRPRYGVIGMVTMPWFLFFELLAPAVEVFGLLWFLFLLLLLLTENWYPQLDLVNPEVVVLLLAASVLFAVFVTLVALLAEELSFRRYRGLRDLFRAVWAAVEENLGYRQLNAFWRLGGLVEALRGTRHDWGEMTRKGFDE; the protein is encoded by the coding sequence GTGAGCGACGCGCTCGAGGTCGCCGTCCTCGTCCTCACCATCGGCATCGCGGCCTACTCCGTGATGATCAACCTCAGCTTCCTGGTGCTGACCGGGTTCGCGATGGGCGACCTCGCCGGCTACCGCCGGCGTCTCGAGTACGCCGGCTACGACCAGTGGTTCCTCGACCCGAACTCGCGCGGTGTCTCGGTGCTGATGCCGGCCCACAACGAGTCGGCCACCATCGTGCAGTCGGTCCAGGCGATGATCTCGCTGCGCTACCCCGACTTCGAGGTCGTCGTCATCGACGACGGCTCCACCGACGACACCCGCGAGAAGCTGATCCGCGAGTTCGACATGGCCCCCGTGCCCCTGGTCCCGAGCGGGGACATCGAGCTCGAGGGAGTGGTCGAGCAGACGTACGTCAGCCGTCGCGGCGCCCACAACCTCGCCCTGGTCGCCAAGACCAACGGCGGCAAGGCCGACGCGCTCAACGCGGGGATCAACTACTCCCGCAAGGAGCTGGTCTGCATGGTCGACGCGGACTCGCTGCTCGACCCCCAGGCGTTGCTCAACGTGGCGCGACCCTTCGCCGACAACCCCGGACGGGTGGTCGCCGCCGGCGGCGTGGTCCGGGTGGCCAACGGCTCGCGCGTCGAGCGGGGCCGCGTGACGTCGTTGCGGATGCCGGGGCGGCTGCTCGCCAGGATCGCGGTGGTCGAGTACCTCCGCGCCTTCCTCATCGGCCGGGCCGGCTGGTCGCGCCTCGGTGGGCTGCTCATCATCTCCGGGGCCTTCGGCATCTTCCGCAAGGACGTGCTCCAGGCAGTCGGAGGGATGTCGGTCAACAGCATCGGCGAGGACGCCGAGCTGGTGGTGCGGATCCACCGGATGCTGGGCGACCTCGAGCAGGAGGGCGACGTGGTGTTCGTGCCCGAGCCCGTCGCGTGGACCGAGGTGCCCGAGACGCGTGCCGTGCTGCGCAAGCAGCGCCGCCGCTGGCACCGCGGGCTGGCCGAGATCTTCCTGCGCCACCGGTCGATGCTGTTCCGTCCCCGCTATGGCGTGATCGGGATGGTCACGATGCCCTGGTTCCTCTTCTTCGAGCTGCTCGCGCCCGCCGTCGAGGTCTTCGGTCTGCTGTGGTTCCTCTTCCTGCTGCTCCTGCTGCTGACCGAGAACTGGTACCCCCAGCTCGACCTGGTCAACCCCGAGGTCGTGGTGCTGCTGCTCGCGGCGTCGGTGCTGTTCGCCGTCTTCGTCACGCTCGTGGCGCTGCTGGCCGAGGAGCTGTCCTTCCGCCGCTACCGCGGCCTGCGCGACCTGTTCCGCGCGGTCTGGGCCGCCGTGGAGGAGAACCTCGGCTACCGGCAGCTCAACGCCTTCTGGCGTCTCGGCGGCCTGGTCGAGGCGCTGCGGGGGACCCGCCACGACTGGGGCGAGATGACCCGCAAGGGCTTCGACGAGTAG
- a CDS encoding HEAT repeat domain-containing protein: MTIGHIGYWAAVTIGLGCLVVVISLIVIRLHADREERLTHELRTPLWRVVLTLSAGEPDEVEDAHRRLLGLSADERRAVEDDAFALVPKLRGEARQRVRDVLRAWGSVDQARNSTTSPSAVRRARGYYRLGVLALDERAGDVLAGLDDRDFTARRTAMLALASFPRPEVIEQMLSTAAADPRLRHDFLAAVDQIGEPAAAVLVARLEEPVTTDPVREQWLAAEALGLVGNYTAVPALEACLKEPDEELRIAALQALGELGAPGSMTGVASQLGDASPEIRRSATTAAGMIGGPSALLVLEIGLGDEDVEVARTAANALRRSGRAGRTILESTSVPVAREALALADLRAS, encoded by the coding sequence ATGACGATCGGTCACATCGGTTACTGGGCCGCTGTGACCATCGGTCTCGGGTGCCTCGTCGTCGTCATCTCGCTCATCGTGATCAGGCTGCACGCCGATCGCGAGGAGCGACTCACCCACGAGCTGCGGACACCGCTCTGGCGGGTCGTGCTGACCCTGAGCGCCGGCGAGCCCGACGAGGTCGAGGACGCCCACCGCCGGCTCCTCGGGCTCTCCGCCGACGAGCGCCGCGCCGTCGAGGACGACGCCTTCGCCCTGGTGCCCAAGCTCCGGGGGGAGGCCCGGCAGCGGGTGCGCGACGTGCTGCGCGCCTGGGGCTCGGTCGACCAGGCCCGCAACTCCACGACCAGTCCGTCGGCCGTACGACGGGCGCGTGGCTACTACCGGCTCGGGGTGCTGGCCCTCGACGAGCGGGCGGGCGACGTCCTCGCCGGGCTCGACGACCGCGACTTCACCGCCCGTCGCACGGCGATGCTCGCCCTGGCGAGCTTTCCGAGGCCCGAGGTGATCGAGCAGATGCTCTCGACCGCCGCCGCGGACCCGCGCCTGCGCCACGACTTCCTCGCGGCCGTCGACCAGATCGGCGAGCCGGCGGCCGCCGTGCTCGTGGCCCGGCTCGAGGAGCCGGTGACGACCGACCCCGTGCGCGAGCAGTGGCTGGCTGCGGAGGCGCTGGGTCTGGTGGGCAACTACACCGCGGTCCCGGCCCTCGAGGCGTGCCTCAAGGAGCCCGACGAGGAGCTGCGGATCGCCGCCCTCCAGGCGCTCGGCGAGCTCGGGGCGCCGGGCTCGATGACCGGGGTCGCCTCCCAGCTCGGCGACGCCTCGCCGGAGATCCGCCGCTCGGCCACGACGGCCGCCGGGATGATCGGCGGGCCGTCGGCGCTCCTCGTGCTGGAGATCGGGCTCGGTGACGAGGACGTCGAGGTGGCGCGTACGGCCGCCAACGCCCTGCGCCGCTCGGGCAGGGCGGGGCGCACCATCTTGGAGTCGACGAGCGTTCCCGTGGCTCGGGAGGCGCTCGCGCTCGCCGATCTGAGGGCCTCGTGA
- a CDS encoding response regulator transcription factor, whose product MARILVADDDVDIRELVEFKLSTMGHDIVAVGDGAAAIDACMAEKPDLAVLDVMMPGVSGLDAIRAIRAEPALADLPVILLTARAQESDVETGFDSGADDYITKPFSPRELASRVQALLSRSR is encoded by the coding sequence GTGGCCAGGATCCTTGTCGCCGACGACGACGTCGACATCCGTGAGCTCGTCGAGTTCAAGCTCTCGACCATGGGCCACGACATCGTGGCGGTCGGTGACGGCGCTGCCGCCATCGACGCCTGCATGGCGGAGAAGCCGGACCTCGCGGTCCTCGACGTGATGATGCCGGGTGTCTCCGGCCTCGACGCCATCCGTGCGATCCGCGCCGAGCCCGCGCTCGCCGACCTCCCGGTGATCCTGCTGACCGCGCGGGCCCAGGAGTCCGACGTCGAGACCGGCTTCGACTCCGGCGCCGACGACTACATCACCAAGCCGTTCAGCCCGCGCGAGCTCGCCTCGCGCGTGCAGGCGCTGCTCTCCCGCTCCAGATGA